A section of the Alligator mississippiensis isolate rAllMis1 chromosome 8, rAllMis1, whole genome shotgun sequence genome encodes:
- the BTK gene encoding tyrosine-protein kinase BTK gives MAAILESIFLKRSQQKKKTSPLNFKKRLFLLTESKLSYYEYDFERGRRGSKKGSVDIEKITCVETVVPENNPPPERQIPRKGEDSNEMEQISIIERFPYPFQVVYDEGPLYIFSPTEELRKRWIHQLKSVIRYNSDLVQKYHPCFWIDGQYLCCSQTAKNAMGCQVLESRNGSLKTGRSHRKTKKPLPPTPEEDQMMMKPLPPEPAPSMPGEMKKVVALYDYVPMNAQDLQLQKGEEYFILEESDIPWWRARDRNGKEGYIPSNYVTETRDSLEMFEWYSKNITRSQAEQLLKQEGKEGGFIVRDSTSKTGKYTVSVYTKSSGDLQGTIRHYVVCSTPQNQYYLAEKHLFNTIPELITYHQHNSAGLISRLKYPVSQYRKNAPSTAGLGYGSWEVDPKDLTFLKELGTGQFGVVKYGKWRGQYDVAIKMIREGSMSEDEFIDEAKVMMDLSHEKLVQLYGVCTKQRPIFIITEYMANGCLLTYLRESRQRFQPSELLEMCKDICEAMEYLESKQFLHRDLAARNCLVNDQGIVKVSDFGLSRYVLDDEYTSSVGSKFPVRWSPPEVLMYSKFSSKSDVWSFGVLMWEVYSLGKMPYERFNNTETTEHVIQGLRLYRPQQASERVYAIMYSCWHEKAEERPTFRVLLGNILDLRDEEP, from the exons ATGGCAGCTATTCTGGAGAGTATCTTCCTGAAACGTTCACAACAGAAGAAGAAAACGTCTCCTCTCAACTTCAAGAAGCGCCTCTTCCTCCTGACAGAAAGCAAGCTCTCCTACTACGAGTACGACTTCGAGCGTGGA CGGCGAGGCAGTAAGAAGGGGTCAGTGGACATTGAGAAAATCACCTGTGTGGAGACGGTGGTTCCAGAGAACAACCCACCCCCGGAGCGGCAGATCCCG AGAAAGGGAGAAGATTCCAATGAGATGGAGCAGATCTCGATCATAGAGAGGTTCCCATATCCCTTCCAG GTGGTGTATGATGAAGGACCCCTCTATATCTTCTCACCAACAGAGGAGTTACGCAAGCGCTGGATCCACCAGCTGAAGAGTG TGATCCGCTACAACAGCGACCTGGTACAAAAGTACCACCCCTGCTTCTGGATTGATGGACAATACCTGTGCTGCTCTCAGACGGCCAAGAATGCCATGGGCTGCCAGGTCCTGGAGAGCAGGAATGGAA GTTTAAAAACTGGACGGTCTCATCGCAAGACAAAGAAGCCTCTTCCTCCAACGCCCGAGGAGGATCAG ATGATGATGAAGCCACTACCCCCTGagccagctcccagcatgccagGTGAAATGAAGAAGGTTGTGGCACTTTATGACTATGTGCCAATGAATGCACAGGACTTGCAGCTGCAGAAGGGGGAAGAGTACTTCATTCTGGAAGAAAGCGATATACCTTGGTGGAGAGCCCGGGATAGGAATGG GAAAGAAGGTTACATCCCTAGCAATTATGTCACAGAGACCAGGGACTCTCTGGAAATGTTTGA GTGGTACTCGAAAAACATAACCCGGAGCCAAGCAGAGCAACTGCTGAAGCAAGAG GGGAAAGAAGGAGGTTTCATAGTGCGAGATTCCACCAGCAAGACAGGAAAATACACAGTTTCAGTATATACCAAGTCCTCTGG GGACCTGCAGGGAACAATCCGCCATTACGTGGTATGCTCCACACCCCAGAACCAGTATTACCTGGCAGAAAAGCACCTCTTCAACACCATTCCGGAGCTCATCACATACCATCAGCACAACTCTGCCG GGCTTATATCCAGACTGAAATACCCAGTGTCTCAATACCGAAAAAATGCTCCTTCCACAGCTGGACTGGGCTATG GGTCATGGGAGGTTGATCCAAAGGATCTGACTTTTCTGAAAGAGCTGGGGACTGGGCAATTTGGAGTGGTAAAGTATGGGAAATGGAGAGGCCAATACGATGTGGCCATCAAGATGATCCGAGAAGGATCCATGTCAGAGGATGAGTTTATTGATGAAGCCAAAGTTATGAT GGACTTGTCTCACGAGAAGCTGGTGCAGCTGTATGGGGTCTGTACCAAGCAACGACCCATCTTTATCATCACAGAATACATGGCCAACGGCTGCCTCTTGACCTACTTGCGGGAAAGCAGACAGAGGTTCCAGCCCTCTGAGTTGCTGGAGATGTGCAAGGACATCTGTGAGGCCATGGAGTATCTGGAGTCCAAGCAGTTCCTGCACCGAGATCTG GCTGCTCGCAACTGTTTGGTGAATGACCAGGGGATTGTGAAAGTCTCTGATTTTGGCCTTTCCAG GTATGTCCTAGATGATGAGTATACAAGCTCAGTGGGGTCCAAGTTTCCAGTGCGGTGGTCCCCCCCTGAAGTCCTGATGTACAGCAAGTTCAGCAGCAAGTCCGATGTCTGGTCTTTTG GCGTTCTGATGTGGGAGGTTTACTCCCTGGGGAAGATGCCGTATGAGAGGTTCAACAACACTGAGACAACGGAACACGTCATCCAGGGGCTGCGCCTCTATCGGCCTCAGCAGGCCTCGGAAAGGGTCTATGCCATCATGTACAGCTGCTGGCATGAG aaagcagaggagcgcCCAACCTTCCGTGTCCTCTTGGGAAACATCCTGGACCTCAGGGACGAGGAGCCCTGA
- the TIMM8A gene encoding mitochondrial import inner membrane translocase subunit Tim8 A isoform X1 translates to MEASSPTDLSVSDPQLQHFIEVETQKQRFQQLVHQMTELCWQEKCMDKPGPKLDSRAETCFVNCVERFIDTSQFILNRLEQTQKSKSAFSESLTD, encoded by the exons ATGGAGGCGTCGTCTCCCACGGATTTGAGTGTCAGCGACCCACAGCTGCAGCACTTCATCGAGGTAGAGACGCAGAAGCAGCGCTTCCAGCAGCTGGTGCATCAGATGACCGAGTTGTGCTGG CAGGAGAAATGCATGGACAAGCCGGGGCCCAAGCTGGACAGCCGGGCAGAGACCTGCTTTGTTAACTGTGTTGAACGTTTCATAGACACCAGTCAGTTCATTCTGAACCGGCTAGAGCAGACGCAGAAATCCAAGTCGGCCTTCTCCGAGAGCCTGACTGATTGA
- the TIMM8A gene encoding mitochondrial import inner membrane translocase subunit Tim8 A isoform X2, protein MEASSPTDLSVSDPQLQHFIEVETQKQRFQQLVHQMTELCWEKCMDKPGPKLDSRAETCFVNCVERFIDTSQFILNRLEQTQKSKSAFSESLTD, encoded by the exons ATGGAGGCGTCGTCTCCCACGGATTTGAGTGTCAGCGACCCACAGCTGCAGCACTTCATCGAGGTAGAGACGCAGAAGCAGCGCTTCCAGCAGCTGGTGCATCAGATGACCGAGTTGTGCTGG GAGAAATGCATGGACAAGCCGGGGCCCAAGCTGGACAGCCGGGCAGAGACCTGCTTTGTTAACTGTGTTGAACGTTTCATAGACACCAGTCAGTTCATTCTGAACCGGCTAGAGCAGACGCAGAAATCCAAGTCGGCCTTCTCCGAGAGCCTGACTGATTGA
- the LOC102573137 gene encoding magnesium transporter NIPA2: MEGARGRRDFYLGLGLALGSCGFIGVSFVLKKKGLLRLAARGAARAGHGSHAYLREWLWWAGLLCMGIGEAVNFAAYAFAPATVVTPLGALSVLVSAVLSSSFLNERLNIHGKIGCILSILGSTVMVIHAPQEEEVSSLESMAEKLKDPGFIVFAMCVLVSSILLIFVAGPRYGRSNVLVYVLVCSAIGSLSVSCVKGLGIALKELFAGKPVLKEPLIWVLPACLGVCVSVQINYLNKALDIFNTSVVTPVYYVLFTTAVVMCSAILFKEWQHMALDNIIGTISGFLTIVSGIFLLHAFRDMPFTPDLLPLFLRQGGADLHTSSWRGSERHQLCLHQPLLVPEDIHKGSQSVEEDEEVGSV; this comes from the exons ATGGAGGGCGCGCGGGGGCGCCGCGACTtctacctggggctggggctggcgctcGGTTCCTGCGGCTTCATCGGCGTCAGCTTCGTCCTCAAGAAGAAGGGGCTGCTACGCCTGGCCGCCCGCGGCGCCGCCCGCGCGG GGCACGGAAGCCACGCCTACCTGCGCGAGTGGCTGTGGTGGGCCGGGCTGTTATGCA TGggaattggagaagcagtgaATTTTGCTGCATATGCCTTTGCCCCAGCAACAGTGGTAACACCGTTGGGCGCATTAAGTGTTCTAGTTAG CGCGGTTTTGTCATCCTCCTTTCTGAACGAACGACTGAACATCCATGGGAAGATTGGCTGCATCCTAAGTATCCTGGGCTCTACAGTGATGGTTATCCATGCTCCACAAGAAGAGGAAGTATCCAGCTTGGAATCAATGGCAGAGAAGCTTAAAGATCCAG GATTCATTGTCTTCGCTATGTGTGTGCTGGTGAGCTCCATTCTCCTCATCTTCGTGGCTGGGCCTCGTTATGGTAGGAGCAATGTCTTAGTATATGTTTTGGTCTGCTCTGCCATTGGCTCTCTCTCCGTGTCCTGTGTCAAGGGCCTGGGCATTGCACTCAAAGAACTGTTTGCTGGCAAGCCAGTGCTGAAAGAACCACTGATATGGGTGCTACCAGCTTGCCTGGGGGTCTGTGTCAGTGTCCAGATCAATTACCTGAACAAGGCTTTGGACATCTTCAATACATCTGTGGTCACGCCAGTTTACTATGTCCTGTTCACCACAGCTGTCGTGATGTGTTCAGCCATTCTTTTCAAGGAGTGGCAACACATGGCCCTGGACAACATAATTGGCACGATAAGTGGCTTCCTCACCATAGTCTCTGGCATTTTCCTTCTACATGCCTTCAGAGACATGCCCTTTACCCCAGACCTGCTGCCCCTCTTCCTAAGGCAAGGAGGGGCAGACCTGCATACCTCATCTTGGAGGGGGTCAGAAAGGCACCAGTTATGTCTACATCAGCCCCTTCTGGTCCCAGAGGACATCCATAAAGGTTCTCAAAGTGTAGAAGAGGACGAGGAAGTAGGAAGTGTATGA
- the TAF7L gene encoding transcription initiation factor TFIID subunit 7-like has protein sequence MSKSKDDAPHELESQFVLRLPPEYASTVRRAVQSGSVNLKDRLTIELHPDGRHGIVRVDRVPLAAKLVDLPCIIESLKTIDKKTFYKTADICQMLVCTVDGDLYPPLEEPTVSTDPKANKKKDKDREKKFIWNHGITLPLKNVRKRRFRKTAKKKYIESPDVEKEVKRLLSTDAEAVSVRWEVIAEDETKEADNHGSLTSLDISSPGMSGHKQGHGSSEHDELREIFNDISSSSEDEDERDHHDDEDLNIMDTEEDLERQLQDKLNESNGQQQESEGTNQIAMGIQKQIDNLKSKLQETQERRKRQEDLIMKVENLALKTRLQAVLDEFKQQEEREKQQLATLQEQLESLMEK, from the exons ATGAGCAAGAGCAAGGATGACGCTCCCCATGAGCTGGAGAGCCAGTTTGTCCTGCGCCTGCCTCCG GAATATGCCTCTACTGTGCGGAGGGCAGTTCAGTCTGGCAGCGTCAACCTCAAAGACAGACTCACCATTGAGTTACATC CAGATGGACGTCATGGGATCGTCCGCGTGGACCGTGTCCCTCTGGCTGCCAAATTGGTAGACCTGCCCTGCATCATTGAGAGCTTAAAAACCATTGATAAGAAAACATTCTACAAGACAGCAGACATTTGTCAG ATGCTTGTGTGCACTGTGGATGGTGATCTCTACCCTCCTCTGGAAGAGCCAACTGTGAGTACTGACCCGaaggcaaacaaaaaaaaggacaaggacagagagaagaaaTTCATCTGGAACCATGGCA TTACTCTTCCACTGAAGAATGTAAGAAAGAGACGATTCAGGAAGACAGCCAAGAAAAAG TACATTGAGTCTCCAGATGTGGAAAAGGAGGTGAAGCGGTTGCTGAGCACAGACGCTGAGGCTGTCAGTGTCC GCTGGGAGGTCATTGCTGAAGATGAGACAAAGGAAGCAGACAACCATGGTTCACTCACCAGTCTGGACATCTCCTCTCCCGGCATGTCTGGACACAAGCAAGGCCACGGCTCATCAG AACATGACGAACTGCGGGAGATCTTTAAtgacatcagcagcagcagtgaagatgAAGATGAGAGAGATCATCACGATGACGAAGATTTGAACATTATGGACACAGAGGAAGACTTGGAGAGGCAGTTGCAGGACAAGCTAAATGAATCCAACGGACAGCAGCAGGAGAGTGAGGGAACAAACCAGATTG CCATGGGGATCCAGAAGCAGATTGATAACCTGAAAAGTAAACTCCAGGAGACTCAGGAGCGGAGAAAGCGCCAGGAAGATCTCATTATGAAAGTAGAGAACCTTGCTCTCAAG ACCCGTCTCCAGGCTGTGTTGGATGAGTTCAAACAGCAGGAAGAACGAGAAAAGCAGCAG CTGGCCACTCTGCAGGAACAGCTTGAATCCCTGATGGAGAAATGA